A region from the Rubrivirga sp. SAORIC476 genome encodes:
- a CDS encoding DNA double-strand break repair nuclease NurA, whose product MLDFARLAAQIADFATYRVEEDRAQAGRRERALGALADCAPTWEALAERAEGETGGPLRAIPRSQPDGCHGCGPRPATVTVVATDGSQIFPDRHVDPACYLLNIGRVAFHYGTLDPPLIQAEPTLRYRQQDLAELAEDDSDASPLDVTSEVVSALRDELELRWLFETAAEEQRSGRDIVAMADGTLIRWMLRGMKNRRLEATLLSRYVAELDRFKEAGIPVCSYVSRPGNAEVVNLLRLHLGEPDWEPGPNSIRGVHDRHLFEAHLEPGERSAVFLSRSEVLKAYGDHRIVAFYVHGGTEVGRVEMPEWVADLPGGLDLVQSVVLDQCEKGGGYPIILQEAHERAVVRARETEVFYRILARQARGAGAAAPTYSGKAASKRSPRV is encoded by the coding sequence ATGCTCGACTTCGCCCGCCTCGCTGCCCAGATCGCCGACTTCGCGACGTACCGCGTCGAGGAAGACCGTGCACAGGCGGGCCGACGGGAGCGAGCCCTCGGAGCGCTGGCCGACTGCGCCCCTACCTGGGAGGCCCTCGCCGAACGTGCGGAGGGAGAGACCGGCGGACCGCTCCGCGCCATTCCTCGCTCGCAGCCCGACGGGTGCCACGGCTGCGGCCCTCGGCCTGCGACCGTCACCGTGGTCGCCACGGACGGGTCGCAGATCTTCCCGGACCGCCACGTCGACCCGGCGTGCTACCTCCTCAACATCGGCCGGGTCGCGTTTCACTACGGGACGCTGGACCCGCCGCTCATCCAGGCCGAGCCCACGCTCCGATACCGCCAGCAGGACCTCGCCGAACTCGCCGAGGACGACTCGGATGCGTCGCCGCTCGACGTCACCTCGGAGGTCGTGTCCGCCCTGCGAGACGAGCTGGAACTCCGGTGGCTGTTCGAGACCGCCGCCGAGGAGCAACGCAGCGGACGCGACATCGTCGCGATGGCCGACGGGACGCTCATCCGCTGGATGCTGCGCGGGATGAAGAACCGCCGTCTCGAAGCGACCCTCCTCTCGCGCTACGTCGCCGAATTGGATCGCTTCAAGGAGGCCGGGATTCCAGTCTGCTCGTACGTCTCCCGGCCCGGCAATGCCGAGGTCGTCAACCTGCTTCGCCTGCACCTCGGCGAGCCCGACTGGGAGCCAGGCCCAAACTCGATCCGCGGGGTCCACGACCGCCACCTGTTCGAGGCGCATCTGGAGCCGGGCGAGCGGTCGGCCGTCTTCCTATCCCGGAGTGAGGTCCTGAAGGCCTATGGCGACCACCGCATCGTGGCCTTCTACGTCCACGGTGGCACCGAGGTGGGGCGGGTCGAGATGCCCGAGTGGGTGGCCGACCTGCCGGGCGGGCTGGACCTCGTCCAGTCTGTGGTGCTCGACCAGTGTGAGAAGGGGGGAGGATACCCGATCATCCTGCAAGAGGCGCACGAGCGGGCGGTCGTCCGGGCGCGCGAGACGGAGGTGTTTTATCGGATCCTCGCCCGGCAGGCCCGCGGGGCGGGAGCGGCCGCGCCGACGTACTCGGGGAAGGCGGCGTCGAAGCGGTCGCCGAGGGTGTAG
- a CDS encoding caspase family protein has protein sequence MLRSLLTLTLLFLAAGATAQTYTGSLDSGDETLESGEYRDAYTIDVTAGEEVSAVVTSSDFDSYVILVSPSGEQEDNDDCTEGDTSRSCATLVADVSGTVRVLVTSYAPGETGAYTLVLSTGGGPVSMPTTGDVSEGTLGDGDETLTSGEYVDRHDLQLAAGERVRVELFSADLDPYLIVKAPDGTQEDNDDCDGDLSRSCLDVVAAEAGTWQVLVTSYLPDEMGDYVLSVIRGREDAVRDGSRQEVGALADGDGTLTSGEYVDRYTVRGTGGPLVADLTSDAFDPYLIVRLPNGEQVDNDDHEGSLTRSLLVVDTEPGAEYLIDVTSYAVGEVGPYRLTLQTDGPADGLTADGIRRESGALAAGDDRLEAGEYVDKYTFTGVPGQRLRLDLTSDDFDTYLVLDPPRGEGLQDDDGGGRVGHSRIEADLTEPGTYTVYVTSYAADETGAYDLAIDLSERFGTPLPSEDDGPDPVVRPVYSQRNSALTLDETLTGALDPSDQRFDSGKYLEVHTFDGDAGEPVRVEMSSTAFDTFLIVETPSGERLTNDDFEGDQSRSVVEFAMPESGRYRVLATSYRGGETGPYTIHVSQLDALLPDPPAYDRMVGLFVGVSDYDRPGLSDLRWTAEDAVNAREAMIQAGMSPEDGILLTDRDATVGNVREAVDRLAATSDDRTLFVFFYSGHGGQYTRTAYQRSDPDNLDESIELFDAELLDDEADVLFARIPSSRQLIVIDACYSGGFSKDVISRPGRMGLFSSEEDVISAIAVKFEAGGYLSRFFSDAIAERRADEDANGGVTALELSHYLYTRFVGDIGDDGRTILTGRDTRPEHQKLVVDRGSVGLYDTLFLFQP, from the coding sequence ATGCTCCGTTCGCTCCTCACGCTTACGCTCCTGTTCCTCGCAGCCGGCGCGACTGCCCAGACGTACACCGGATCGCTCGACAGCGGGGACGAGACCCTCGAATCGGGCGAGTACCGGGACGCCTACACCATCGATGTGACGGCGGGCGAGGAGGTCTCGGCGGTCGTCACCTCCTCGGACTTCGACTCCTACGTCATTCTGGTCTCCCCGTCTGGCGAGCAGGAGGACAACGACGACTGCACGGAAGGGGACACCAGTCGGTCCTGCGCGACGCTCGTGGCCGACGTTTCGGGCACCGTGCGCGTGCTCGTTACCAGCTACGCGCCGGGCGAGACCGGCGCCTACACGCTCGTGCTGTCTACGGGCGGCGGACCGGTCTCCATGCCGACCACGGGCGACGTGTCGGAGGGGACGCTGGGGGACGGCGACGAGACCCTCACCTCAGGCGAGTACGTCGACCGGCACGACCTGCAACTCGCTGCCGGGGAGCGGGTGCGCGTCGAGTTGTTCTCCGCCGACCTGGACCCCTACCTGATCGTCAAGGCGCCCGACGGCACACAGGAGGACAACGACGACTGCGACGGCGATTTATCACGCTCCTGCCTCGACGTGGTCGCGGCCGAGGCGGGCACGTGGCAGGTGCTCGTGACGAGCTACCTCCCCGACGAGATGGGCGACTACGTACTGTCCGTCATCCGGGGGAGGGAGGACGCTGTCAGGGATGGTTCGCGACAGGAGGTCGGGGCGCTCGCGGACGGCGACGGGACGCTCACCTCGGGCGAGTACGTCGACCGGTACACCGTCCGCGGGACCGGTGGGCCGTTGGTGGCGGACCTGACCTCGGACGCCTTCGATCCCTACCTGATCGTTCGGCTGCCGAACGGCGAGCAGGTCGACAACGACGACCACGAGGGCTCGCTGACGCGGTCCCTGCTGGTCGTGGACACCGAGCCGGGTGCCGAGTACCTCATCGACGTGACGAGCTACGCCGTCGGCGAAGTCGGCCCGTACCGGCTCACGCTCCAGACCGACGGCCCGGCCGACGGGCTGACGGCCGATGGCATTCGTCGGGAGAGCGGCGCGCTCGCCGCGGGCGACGACCGCCTGGAGGCGGGCGAGTACGTCGACAAGTACACGTTCACCGGCGTGCCTGGCCAGCGGCTCCGCCTGGACCTGACGAGCGATGACTTCGACACCTACCTCGTCCTCGACCCGCCGCGCGGCGAGGGCCTCCAGGACGACGACGGCGGAGGCCGCGTCGGCCACTCGCGCATCGAGGCGGACCTGACCGAGCCGGGGACCTACACCGTCTACGTCACGTCGTACGCGGCCGACGAGACCGGGGCGTACGACCTCGCCATCGACCTCAGCGAGCGCTTCGGCACCCCGCTGCCATCCGAGGACGACGGCCCGGACCCGGTCGTGCGACCCGTCTACAGCCAGCGCAATAGCGCCCTCACGCTCGACGAGACGCTCACCGGCGCGCTTGACCCGTCCGACCAGCGGTTCGACTCCGGCAAGTACCTGGAGGTCCACACGTTCGACGGTGACGCCGGGGAGCCCGTTCGCGTCGAGATGTCGAGCACGGCCTTCGACACGTTCCTGATCGTCGAGACGCCGTCGGGCGAGCGGCTCACCAACGACGACTTCGAGGGCGACCAGTCGCGCTCGGTGGTCGAGTTCGCGATGCCCGAGTCCGGGCGCTACCGAGTGCTCGCGACGAGCTACCGAGGCGGGGAGACGGGGCCGTACACGATCCACGTCTCCCAGCTGGATGCCCTCCTGCCGGATCCGCCGGCGTACGACCGGATGGTGGGCCTCTTCGTCGGCGTCAGCGACTACGACCGGCCCGGCCTGTCGGACCTGCGGTGGACCGCCGAGGACGCCGTCAACGCCCGCGAGGCCATGATCCAGGCGGGTATGAGCCCCGAGGACGGCATCCTGCTGACCGATCGCGACGCGACCGTGGGCAACGTCCGCGAGGCCGTCGACCGGCTCGCAGCGACCAGCGACGACCGGACGCTGTTCGTGTTCTTCTACTCGGGCCACGGCGGCCAGTACACCCGGACCGCATACCAGCGCTCCGACCCCGACAACCTCGACGAGTCGATCGAGTTGTTCGACGCGGAGCTGCTGGACGACGAGGCGGATGTCCTCTTCGCGCGCATCCCCTCGTCCCGCCAGCTGATCGTGATCGACGCCTGCTACTCGGGCGGGTTCTCGAAGGATGTCATCAGCCGGCCGGGGCGGATGGGGCTGTTCTCGTCCGAGGAGGACGTGATCTCGGCCATCGCGGTCAAGTTCGAAGCGGGCGGCTACCTGTCGCGCTTCTTCTCTGACGCCATCGCGGAGCGCCGGGCCGACGAGGATGCCAACGGCGGTGTCACGGCGCTGGAGTTGAGCCACTACCTCTACACGCGGTTCGTGGGGGACATCGGCGACGACGGGCGCACCATCCTCACCGGGCGAGACACTCGGCCGGAGCATCAGAAGCTGGTGGTCGACCGCGGCAGCGTCGGGCTGTACGACACGCTGTTCCTCTTCCAGCCGTAA
- the hemW gene encoding radical SAM family heme chaperone HemW — translation MAGLYVHVPFCTQRCVYCDFYFTTTRRDEGSYVRALRAEAERMGQEYRATAPLRTLYLGGGTPSLLSPDALADVIQAAHDHFDTAALEEVTVEANPEDLSGPDGAAWLRAARDLGVTRLSLGVQSFFDDDLAFMNRAHDAAQAEAGAEAAVATIGDVSIDLIFGIPDQPFEHWGANLQKAIRLGATHISTYSLTVEERTPLHKLVALGRVVPEGDELLRERYEFTHRYLAEAGFEHYEVSSFARPGHRSRHNEGYWTHETMIGLGPSAHSFWRETRSRGWRWADVAHLGRWQGLLLAGETPVDWREQIGPDELADEAILLGLRRLVDGLDVDRLAMDYGIDLLTDKRAELAALEGAGLVEVSPRRVRLTLDGAAVADAVALKLVG, via the coding sequence TTGGCTGGCCTCTACGTCCACGTCCCGTTCTGCACGCAGCGCTGCGTCTACTGCGACTTCTACTTCACCACGACCCGCCGCGACGAGGGCAGCTACGTCCGCGCGCTGCGCGCCGAGGCGGAGCGAATGGGCCAGGAATACCGTGCCACGGCCCCTTTGCGCACCCTGTACCTGGGCGGGGGGACTCCTTCTCTCCTCTCGCCCGACGCCCTGGCGGACGTGATCCAGGCCGCCCACGACCACTTCGACACAGCGGCACTGGAGGAGGTGACGGTCGAGGCCAACCCGGAGGACCTCTCCGGACCCGACGGCGCCGCGTGGCTCCGTGCCGCCCGCGACCTCGGCGTGACGCGCCTCTCGCTCGGCGTCCAGTCGTTCTTCGACGACGACCTCGCGTTCATGAACCGGGCCCACGACGCCGCCCAGGCCGAGGCGGGTGCCGAGGCCGCCGTCGCCACCATCGGGGACGTGTCGATCGACCTCATCTTCGGCATCCCCGACCAGCCGTTCGAGCACTGGGGGGCCAACCTCCAGAAGGCGATCCGCCTGGGCGCCACCCACATCTCGACGTACAGCCTGACGGTCGAGGAGAGAACGCCGCTCCACAAGCTGGTCGCGCTCGGCCGTGTGGTGCCCGAGGGCGACGAGCTGCTGCGTGAGCGCTACGAGTTCACGCACCGCTACCTCGCCGAGGCGGGCTTCGAACACTACGAGGTGTCGTCCTTCGCGCGACCGGGGCACCGGAGCCGCCACAACGAGGGCTACTGGACGCACGAGACGATGATCGGGCTCGGGCCGAGCGCGCACTCGTTCTGGCGGGAGACGCGCAGCCGCGGCTGGCGCTGGGCCGACGTGGCCCACCTCGGGCGCTGGCAGGGGCTGCTGCTCGCGGGCGAGACGCCCGTCGACTGGCGCGAGCAGATCGGCCCGGACGAGTTGGCGGACGAGGCGATCCTGCTCGGCCTTCGGCGCCTCGTCGACGGCCTGGACGTGGACCGGCTGGCGATGGACTACGGCATCGACCTGCTGACCGACAAGCGCGCCGAACTGGCGGCGCTCGAAGGCGCCGGCCTGGTCGAGGTCTCCCCGCGGCGGGTTCGGCTGACGCTCGACGGTGCCGCCGTGGCCGACGCCGTCGCGCTGAAGCTCGTAGGGTAG
- a CDS encoding acyl-CoA dehydrogenase family protein, whose translation MSDASTPIRTPSLVTSGDGGPNLDLQDEGQSGDPSAFRGLGYEPDGVDNGAYDPSAFQGLDFYRIDDLLTDDEKAHRDRVRAYVTEAVLPVIEQHAQALTFPMATARDLASMGVIGPTIPTEYGGLGASSVTYGLMMQEVERADSGLRSFCSVMGSLVMYPIYTYGSEEQKRHWLPRLATAEAIGCFALTEPNVGSNPGAMQTRAVRDGDDYILTGHKRWSTNASIADVAVVWAKDDEGEVRGFLVETDLRGVSTPRIMDKWSLRAAVTSEVVLDEVRVPASAMLPNVKGLKGPLSCLTQARYGIAWGVIGAALSCYDAALQHTTSRVQFGKPIAGFQLVQNHIADMLAEITKAQLVGWRLGRMKDEGTMRPAHVSLAKRDNVRTALAVARQSRQLLGGNGVLGIYPVMRHMANLESVVTYEGTDEVHTLVLGMEATGINAFS comes from the coding sequence ATGTCCGACGCCTCCACCCCCATCCGCACCCCCTCGCTCGTGACCTCCGGAGACGGCGGCCCCAACCTGGATCTTCAGGACGAAGGCCAGTCCGGCGATCCGTCGGCCTTCCGCGGCCTCGGCTACGAGCCGGACGGCGTCGACAACGGCGCCTACGACCCGTCGGCCTTCCAGGGGCTCGACTTCTACCGGATCGACGACCTGCTGACCGACGACGAGAAAGCGCACCGCGACCGGGTCCGCGCCTACGTCACCGAGGCGGTCCTCCCGGTCATCGAGCAGCACGCCCAGGCGCTGACCTTCCCGATGGCCACCGCTCGCGACCTGGCGTCGATGGGCGTGATCGGCCCGACCATCCCGACCGAGTACGGCGGCCTCGGCGCCTCCTCTGTGACCTACGGGCTGATGATGCAGGAGGTCGAGCGTGCCGACAGCGGCCTGCGGTCGTTCTGCTCCGTGATGGGTTCGCTCGTCATGTACCCGATCTACACCTATGGGTCGGAGGAGCAGAAGCGCCACTGGCTGCCCCGGCTGGCGACGGCCGAGGCCATCGGCTGTTTCGCGCTGACGGAGCCCAACGTCGGCTCGAACCCCGGAGCGATGCAGACGCGCGCGGTCCGGGACGGCGACGACTACATCCTGACGGGCCACAAGCGCTGGAGCACGAACGCGTCCATCGCCGACGTGGCGGTCGTCTGGGCGAAGGACGACGAGGGTGAGGTCCGCGGCTTCCTGGTCGAGACCGATCTGCGCGGCGTGTCGACGCCGCGCATCATGGACAAGTGGTCGCTGCGGGCCGCCGTGACCAGCGAGGTTGTCCTCGACGAGGTGCGGGTGCCCGCCTCGGCGATGCTGCCGAACGTGAAGGGGCTCAAGGGGCCGCTCTCGTGCCTCACCCAGGCCCGCTACGGCATCGCCTGGGGCGTGATCGGCGCAGCGCTCTCGTGCTACGACGCGGCGCTCCAGCACACGACCTCGCGCGTCCAGTTCGGCAAGCCCATCGCCGGCTTCCAACTGGTCCAGAACCACATCGCCGACATGCTGGCCGAGATCACGAAGGCCCAGCTCGTCGGCTGGCGTCTCGGCCGGATGAAGGACGAGGGCACGATGCGCCCGGCCCACGTCTCGCTCGCCAAGCGCGACAACGTCCGCACGGCGCTCGCCGTCGCGCGGCAGAGCCGCCAGTTGCTCGGCGGCAACGGCGTCCTCGGCATCTACCCGGTGATGCGCCACATGGCCAACCTCGAGTCCGTCGTCACCTACGAGGGCACCGACGAGGTGCACACGCTGGTGCTCGGCATGGAGGCCACCGGCATCAACGCCTTCTCCTGA
- a CDS encoding DUF192 domain-containing protein, which produces MRAAFVLALAVLAVGCKESAPAPASSPSAEASIPFRIDGSLSFVRGADTLRTIDIEIADDDSSRARGLMQRSVIPGDTGMLFVFPRAEPQAFYMANTPRPLDIQFYAADSTLLNTVENTVPYSLDNVLSEGAAQFVVEVPAGVTRRIGLVPGDRITWTTD; this is translated from the coding sequence ATGCGCGCCGCTTTCGTCCTCGCCCTCGCCGTCCTCGCTGTCGGCTGCAAAGAGTCCGCTCCCGCCCCGGCCTCGTCTCCGTCGGCGGAGGCGTCCATTCCGTTCCGCATCGACGGCTCGCTCAGCTTCGTCCGCGGCGCCGACACGCTGCGGACCATCGACATCGAGATCGCGGACGACGACTCGTCGCGCGCTCGCGGCCTGATGCAGCGCAGCGTCATCCCCGGCGACACCGGGATGCTGTTCGTCTTCCCGCGCGCCGAGCCGCAGGCCTTCTACATGGCCAACACGCCCCGCCCGCTCGACATCCAGTTCTACGCCGCCGACTCGACGCTGCTGAACACGGTCGAGAACACCGTCCCGTACTCGCTGGACAACGTCCTGTCCGAGGGCGCCGCCCAGTTCGTGGTGGAGGTCCCCGCGGGTGTCACCCGGCGCATCGGGCTCGTCCCGGGGGACCGCATCACCTGGACGACCGACTAG
- the groL gene encoding chaperonin GroEL (60 kDa chaperone family; promotes refolding of misfolded polypeptides especially under stressful conditions; forms two stacked rings of heptamers to form a barrel-shaped 14mer; ends can be capped by GroES; misfolded proteins enter the barrel where they are refolded when GroES binds) has translation MSKQITFDADARNQLKEGVDALANAVKVTLGPKGRNVIIEKKFGAPTVTKDGVTVAKEIELEDRIANVGAQMVKEVASKTSDVAGDGTTTATVLAQAIMTQGLRSVNSGANPMDLKRGIDKAVIQVVAELKTLSREVGGKEEIASVGSISANNDSEIGDLIAEAMEKVGKDGVITVDEAKGTDTSLDTVEGMQFDRGYLSPYFVTDPDAMEVVLEDAIVLIHDKKISAMKDLMPVLEKVAQSGKPLLIVAEDIDGEALATLVVNKLRGTLRVAAVKAPGFGDRRKAMLGDIATLTGGTLLSEEMGYKLENATLDSLGQVNRVVITKDNTTLVDGAGSEDDIKARIGQIRSQIENTTSDYDREKLQERLAKLSGGVAVLKIGAATEPEMKEKKARVEDALHATRAAVEEGIVPGGGVALVRALSALDNFEVENEDQQIGVRIVRRALEEPLRQIVNNAGLEGSVVVQKVKDGEADYGFNARTEEYGNLLAMGVVDPTKVTRTALENAASVAGLLLTTQSVIVDKPEDAPAMPAGGDMGGMGGGMGF, from the coding sequence ATGTCCAAGCAAATCACGTTCGACGCGGACGCCCGCAACCAGCTCAAGGAGGGCGTCGACGCGCTCGCCAACGCCGTCAAGGTGACCCTCGGCCCGAAGGGCCGCAACGTCATCATCGAGAAGAAGTTCGGCGCCCCGACCGTCACCAAGGACGGCGTCACTGTCGCCAAGGAGATCGAGCTCGAGGACCGGATCGCCAACGTCGGCGCGCAGATGGTCAAGGAGGTCGCCTCCAAGACGTCCGACGTCGCCGGTGACGGCACCACGACGGCCACCGTGCTCGCCCAGGCGATCATGACGCAGGGCCTGCGCTCGGTCAACTCGGGCGCCAACCCGATGGACCTCAAGCGCGGCATCGACAAGGCCGTCATCCAGGTCGTCGCGGAGCTGAAGACCCTCTCGCGCGAGGTCGGCGGCAAGGAGGAGATCGCCTCCGTCGGCTCCATCTCGGCCAACAACGACTCCGAGATCGGCGACCTCATCGCCGAGGCGATGGAGAAGGTCGGCAAGGACGGCGTCATCACGGTGGACGAGGCCAAGGGCACCGACACGTCGCTCGACACGGTCGAGGGCATGCAGTTCGACCGCGGCTACCTCTCCCCCTACTTCGTGACCGACCCGGACGCGATGGAGGTGGTGCTGGAGGACGCGATCGTCCTGATCCACGACAAGAAGATCTCGGCGATGAAGGACCTCATGCCGGTCCTGGAGAAGGTCGCCCAGTCGGGCAAGCCGCTCCTGATCGTCGCGGAGGACATCGACGGCGAGGCGCTCGCCACGCTGGTCGTCAACAAGCTCCGCGGCACGCTTCGCGTCGCGGCCGTCAAGGCGCCCGGCTTCGGTGACCGCCGCAAGGCCATGCTGGGCGACATCGCCACGCTCACGGGCGGCACGCTCCTCTCCGAGGAGATGGGCTACAAGCTCGAGAACGCGACGCTGGACTCGCTCGGCCAGGTCAACCGCGTCGTCATCACGAAGGACAACACGACCCTCGTGGACGGTGCCGGTTCGGAGGACGACATCAAGGCCCGCATCGGCCAGATCCGCAGCCAGATCGAGAACACGACCTCGGACTACGACCGTGAGAAGCTCCAGGAGCGCCTCGCCAAGCTGTCCGGCGGCGTCGCCGTTCTCAAGATCGGCGCGGCCACGGAGCCTGAGATGAAGGAGAAGAAGGCCCGCGTCGAGGACGCGCTCCACGCCACCCGCGCGGCGGTCGAGGAGGGCATCGTCCCCGGTGGCGGCGTCGCGCTCGTTCGCGCCCTGTCCGCACTCGATAACTTCGAGGTCGAGAACGAGGACCAGCAGATCGGTGTCCGGATCGTGCGCCGCGCGCTCGAGGAGCCGCTCCGCCAGATCGTGAACAACGCTGGCCTCGAGGGCTCGGTGGTCGTCCAGAAGGTGAAGGATGGGGAGGCCGACTACGGCTTCAACGCCCGCACCGAGGAGTACGGCAACCTGCTCGCGATGGGCGTCGTGGACCCGACCAAGGTGACGCGCACGGCCCTGGAGAACGCGGCCTCGGTCGCCGGCCTCCTGCTCACGACCCAGTCGGTCATCGTCGACAAGCCGGAGGACGCCCCGGCGATGCCGGCCGGTGGCGACATGGGCGGCATGGGCGGTGGCATGGGCTTCTAA
- the groES gene encoding co-chaperone GroES, with protein sequence MAASIKPLGDRVVVKPQAAETQTASGLYIPDTAKEKPQRGTVLAVGPGKVENGTKVDMTVSEEDTVLYGKYAGTEIQLDGEDVLIMRESDILGIVNS encoded by the coding sequence ATGGCAGCATCCATCAAGCCGCTCGGCGACCGCGTCGTCGTCAAGCCCCAGGCCGCCGAGACCCAGACCGCCAGCGGCCTCTACATCCCCGATACCGCCAAGGAGAAGCCGCAGCGCGGCACCGTGCTCGCCGTCGGCCCCGGCAAGGTCGAGAACGGGACCAAGGTCGACATGACCGTCTCCGAGGAGGACACGGTGCTCTACGGCAAGTACGCCGGCACCGAGATCCAGCTCGATGGTGAGGATGTCCTCATCATGCGCGAGTCCGACATCCTCGGGATCGTCAACAGCTAA
- a CDS encoding tartrate-resistant acid phosphatase type 5 family protein, with amino-acid sequence MTRSPLFSLLALALGLALWGCGTPSPVGQRVPDFTEAEGTAPGAFDPEAFNFLIVGDWGRNGFFNQAEVADAMGRVGASIESRFTISTGDNFYLAGVTGVDDVKWDRSFESIYTAASLQSRWYSVLGNHDWQGDVPAQIAYTELSDRWYMPAQYFAETLALDDGTQVLFVFLDTSPLAYPETYQARFSDSGDWDADDQLVWLDRTLANSEAQWKIVVGHHPIYVGSVRYSDNERLVERLVPLMERHGVQAYFAGHDHNLQHHRPDGSSVDYFVSGAGSLTREVVETPNTLFALRTPGFMAVSMSPTTMKVQAFDEDEALVYAADVPLRRGSRLDLPFGLGSE; translated from the coding sequence ATGACCCGATCCCCGCTCTTCTCGCTCCTCGCACTGGCCCTCGGGCTGGCCCTGTGGGGCTGCGGCACGCCGTCCCCGGTCGGCCAGCGCGTGCCCGACTTCACCGAGGCGGAGGGGACTGCGCCGGGCGCCTTCGACCCCGAGGCGTTCAACTTCTTGATCGTCGGCGACTGGGGCCGGAACGGCTTCTTCAATCAGGCGGAGGTGGCCGACGCGATGGGGCGCGTGGGCGCCTCCATCGAGAGCCGGTTCACGATCTCGACCGGCGACAACTTCTACCTCGCGGGCGTGACCGGCGTAGACGACGTGAAGTGGGACCGGTCCTTCGAGTCGATCTACACGGCGGCGTCGCTGCAGAGCCGCTGGTACTCGGTCCTCGGCAACCACGACTGGCAGGGCGACGTGCCCGCCCAGATCGCGTACACCGAGCTCAGCGATCGGTGGTACATGCCCGCGCAGTACTTCGCCGAGACGCTGGCGCTGGACGACGGCACCCAGGTGTTGTTCGTCTTCCTCGACACCTCCCCGCTGGCGTACCCGGAGACTTACCAGGCGCGCTTCTCCGACTCGGGCGATTGGGACGCCGACGACCAACTGGTCTGGCTGGACCGCACGCTGGCCAACTCGGAGGCGCAGTGGAAAATCGTCGTCGGCCACCACCCGATCTACGTCGGCTCGGTGCGCTACTCCGACAACGAGCGACTCGTCGAACGCCTCGTGCCGCTCATGGAGCGGCATGGTGTACAGGCCTACTTCGCCGGGCACGACCACAACCTCCAGCACCACCGCCCCGACGGCTCCTCGGTGGACTACTTCGTGTCGGGCGCAGGGTCCCTCACGCGCGAGGTGGTCGAGACCCCGAACACCCTGTTCGCCCTGCGGACGCCCGGCTTCATGGCCGTGTCGATGTCGCCGACGACCATGAAAGTCCAGGCCTTCGACGAGGACGAGGCGCTCGTCTACGCCGCCGACGTTCCACTCCGGCGAGGCTCCCGCCTGGACCTCCCCTTCGGCCTCGGGTCGGAGTAG
- a CDS encoding DUF2085 domain-containing protein gives MIRPGTLTVGWAVALSAVGALAVLAVIPPALGGDAGAMLHHAFAAVCHQMPERSLHLHGGPIALCHRCSGILVGLLVGLAALPGLGVSAARGIARGAQIQWLVLAALPTAADWAVGALGIWANTPASRLLTGALFGLVAGAILGANLLAPTRAVPVSHPTPS, from the coding sequence ATGATTCGCCCTGGCACGCTCACCGTTGGCTGGGCCGTCGCGCTCAGCGCGGTCGGCGCACTCGCGGTACTCGCCGTGATCCCGCCCGCCCTCGGCGGAGACGCGGGCGCGATGCTTCACCATGCCTTCGCGGCCGTCTGCCACCAGATGCCGGAGCGGTCGCTCCACCTCCACGGCGGCCCCATCGCCCTCTGTCACCGGTGCTCGGGCATCCTCGTCGGACTGCTCGTGGGTCTGGCGGCCCTGCCCGGCCTCGGTGTGTCGGCGGCCCGAGGCATCGCCCGAGGCGCGCAGATCCAGTGGCTCGTGCTCGCGGCGCTCCCGACGGCTGCCGACTGGGCCGTCGGCGCCCTCGGGATCTGGGCCAACACCCCTGCCTCGCGACTTCTCACGGGCGCCCTGTTCGGCCTCGTCGCCGGCGCCATTCTGGGCGCCAACCTGCTCGCCCCCACCCGAGCGGTCCCGGTCTCACACCCCACCCCATCCTGA